AATGATATTTTACTTGGGTACTTTTCGTTAAGCGAACTCAATGCAATAGAAGTCATAATTTCTGTATATGTACTGCTGCTAGCTGCACTAGAAGTGTTCACATACTTGGCGCTCAGGAAAAAGTACTTTTCTTTAAATTCAAAGGTTTTACTGTTTCAGTCTTTGCTAAGTAATGGGTTAAAGCTGGGACTTGGCAGTACTTTGAATTCCCCAATTACCCTTATTGCAATTACAACGTTTGTAACAGCTGTCAGCGTCATTACTTATTTTTATGTTTTTCGAAGAAGCATTATTGAAACACCCTTCAAAATGAGTCATACACATTACAGTCGCGCTCTTGCATATAAGTTTAAAGACTTTTTTAAATACCGTACCCCACAACGGCTGTTAGCTGGGCTTAATCAGTCTCTGCCAATTATTTTGCTAGCGTCTCTATTTGGGGCACCAGCTGCAGGCTTCTTTACTTTGTGTCGTAGTATTTTGACGATGCCACTGAACCTAATTGCTAAGTCTGTAAGTGATGTTTTGTATCCAAATATTAGTGAGCGTTTTGCCTCTGGTATCCCTATCTTTGGACTTCTTTTAAAGTCCACGCTAGTCCTTGTACTCATTGGAGTCATTCCAATGATAGTTTTAATTTTATTTGCCCCTTGGTTATTTAGTACTGTTTTTGGCTCAGAGTGGCATCAGGCAGGAGTATATGCTCAGTGGTTTAGTGTGTGGCTCTTTTTCAACTTTATCAACCGACCTTGTGTTGCAGCAGTCGCAGTACTGAAGTTTGAAAAGGTACTATTAGTCAACAGCATATTTAATACAGGATTAGTTTTATCCGCTTTTTATCTTGGTGGTGCATTGGGTAGTGACGTTACCGCAGTGGCACTTTTCTCAATTGCAGGTATCATACCTCAATTAGTTATCATTGGTGGCGTTTTACTAAAAGCAAAGCGCCATAGTAAATACAAATCGTGTTAGGGTTGTGTGTGAAAAAAATAGTTTTACTTGGGGCATTTGATCGTTACAACTACGGCGATAACCTTATGCCGATTCTCTTTGAAAGATTCATAAAAAAATATAGACCAGAGGTGCTTGAGGAGTTCCAGCTTGAATATGCAGCAGTTAGCAAAGCTGATTTAACCAACTACAAATGCTTACCTAGCGAATCAATTAATAACTATACGACGCTTCTCAACGATGGATCTGCGGTAATCGTAATAGGTGGTGAAGTGCTTTGCGCAACGAATGCAACTTTGTATCTTCACATGCAAAAAAGCGCACTCTTTAATAAGTTTCTAACGCTCGTAAAAAAGGCGACCAGAAGATACTTTTCACTCTATTCTGATTGGTTTTATTCAGCTAAATGGGAATATCCATTTATCGTCGATCCTGCAAGCTTTGACGCTTCTGTAAAGGTTATTTATAACACTGTTGGTGGTGGTATTCAGTGGTTGAGACCAAAAGATAAAAAAACGGTGGTCGATCGTCTCAATAAAGCATCTTATGTATCGGTACGAGATACCCGGACACAAGCTCAGGTACAGGAACTAACTTCTGAGACAGGATTGGCGCCAGACTCAGCATTTTTAATGTCAGATTTAGTTGACGATGATACCTTTGCCGAGCACGTATCAGAAAAAGTAAGGCTAGCATGTAGTGAAGACTATATTGTATTTCAAGCCGCACCTACAAAAGTTGGAAACTCGATAGAAAGTGTAGTTGAGAATCTCAAGAGCATAGCGCAAAAAAATAGTAAAAAAATTATCTTATTACCAATTGGTTATGCTTCGGGTCATGACGACAATGAGTATTTAGTAAAACTCAGTGCAATTTTGGACTATCAACACGAATTACTTTACCCACTGAATGTATGGGAAATTATGTATGTGATTAAACAGTCCTCGCTCTTCATCGGGACAAGCTTACACGGAGTGATTACTGCAATGGCTTATGCAAAGCCTCATGTCGGTTTAAATCCACAAATCCCTAAATTAGATAGTTTCCTTAAAGATTGGAGCCTAGCTCCATTCAATAAGTGCTTAGACATGAGGAATGCTGCAAAGATTCTTGACCATGTCGATAACGAATGTTTAGAGAAGTTAAAAGAAAATAGGGACAGAATTAATCAAGCTATTATTGAAAATAACAATAAAATCTTAGATATCATCAAGGAAAAGTGAGGTGAGTCTAGAATTTGATACTGCCATTTTGGTCTTGTTATATAACAAAGAGATAAGCGAAAGTGACACATTAAACTCACTGCTACGATCTAAGATTAAATATAAAAATGCTAGACTAGTTATTTGGAATAATGGGCCTAAGGCATTGAAATTTAAAGATGTGTCTCAATTTCAACAGGTTGGTTATGAAGTTGTAATTGAAGAAACTATTGAAAATCACTCATTGGCTGCGATTTACAATCGGTTTATTCGCGAAACAACGAGTGAAAAATATATTTTTTTAGATGATGATTCGCAGCTTAATGAAGGTTACATTGACGCTTCAGCGCAAGCAGTCTCTGATCGGATAGCCATGCCATTGATTAAATCATCGGGGCAGGTTGTTAACCCTGTTATTAATGGTCGGCCGGCAAATCCAAGTGCTCAAATAGGGCAACAAGACAAAGTGATTACAATTGGAAGTGGTCTTATTGTTGGAAAAGACATTGCAAATAAGTTAGAAGCTTTATTTGGAAGTGTGTTTGATGAGCGCTTTTATTTATATGGGGTAGATACAACATTCTGTTTTCGGGTATTCTTAGCGAAACTCTCTGAAGCAATTGTGATAATCCCTGGATTTGAACATTCATTGTCACGACATCAAAAAGAAAGTGCTGAGGTCATTGCTTTTAGAAGACTTGAGCGAAGTTATGATTTGGGTCTTACACTGCGTTACTACACACCATTAGTTAAGCAATTGATAATACTTACCAAAGTATGCAGCGATACTTTGGCTAAACGTTTGTTTCATGGTCAGCCAACCTTTGATTTAGCTCCTTTATTTAAAGCGCTTTTCTCAGGAAAACATTATCGTAAGCGATAAGCATATTTTTAGTGAGACCAGTTCGTAACATAGTAACCTGAACAAACGCTGAGCCATAATGAACAAAATGCAGTTAGCTGAACCCGAAGAAGAGTGCTTTA
This genomic interval from Pseudoalteromonas galatheae contains the following:
- a CDS encoding lipopolysaccharide biosynthesis protein, whose product is MKISSLFENKLVKGVFVVATGTAGAQLITILCSPIITRLYGPELFGLLGSFTALATMLLPLMTFSYSMAVILPKKESTAIRLAILSLVFALGWSLVIFIVLYSSNDILLGYFSLSELNAIEVIISVYVLLLAALEVFTYLALRKKYFSLNSKVLLFQSLLSNGLKLGLGSTLNSPITLIAITTFVTAVSVITYFYVFRRSIIETPFKMSHTHYSRALAYKFKDFFKYRTPQRLLAGLNQSLPIILLASLFGAPAAGFFTLCRSILTMPLNLIAKSVSDVLYPNISERFASGIPIFGLLLKSTLVLVLIGVIPMIVLILFAPWLFSTVFGSEWHQAGVYAQWFSVWLFFNFINRPCVAAVAVLKFEKVLLVNSIFNTGLVLSAFYLGGALGSDVTAVALFSIAGIIPQLVIIGGVLLKAKRHSKYKSC
- a CDS encoding glycosyltransferase family 2 protein; this encodes MSLEFDTAILVLLYNKEISESDTLNSLLRSKIKYKNARLVIWNNGPKALKFKDVSQFQQVGYEVVIEETIENHSLAAIYNRFIRETTSEKYIFLDDDSQLNEGYIDASAQAVSDRIAMPLIKSSGQVVNPVINGRPANPSAQIGQQDKVITIGSGLIVGKDIANKLEALFGSVFDERFYLYGVDTTFCFRVFLAKLSEAIVIIPGFEHSLSRHQKESAEVIAFRRLERSYDLGLTLRYYTPLVKQLIILTKVCSDTLAKRLFHGQPTFDLAPLFKALFSGKHYRKR
- a CDS encoding polysaccharide pyruvyl transferase family protein; translated protein: MKKIVLLGAFDRYNYGDNLMPILFERFIKKYRPEVLEEFQLEYAAVSKADLTNYKCLPSESINNYTTLLNDGSAVIVIGGEVLCATNATLYLHMQKSALFNKFLTLVKKATRRYFSLYSDWFYSAKWEYPFIVDPASFDASVKVIYNTVGGGIQWLRPKDKKTVVDRLNKASYVSVRDTRTQAQVQELTSETGLAPDSAFLMSDLVDDDTFAEHVSEKVRLACSEDYIVFQAAPTKVGNSIESVVENLKSIAQKNSKKIILLPIGYASGHDDNEYLVKLSAILDYQHELLYPLNVWEIMYVIKQSSLFIGTSLHGVITAMAYAKPHVGLNPQIPKLDSFLKDWSLAPFNKCLDMRNAAKILDHVDNECLEKLKENRDRINQAIIENNNKILDIIKEK